A section of the Maridesulfovibrio ferrireducens genome encodes:
- a CDS encoding cache domain-containing protein, whose amino-acid sequence MFKSMRAIILLFVAGLVIITTAGITFFAQREVTNSVYQSEYNNAQALIDSTLLNVSNEYQSLLFFEKAILENRKGELKDIIGIAYAAVFLNYEKYKQGTLTEKEAKTLSLEQLKNMRYDNWVGYIWINDTGKPVPSMIMHTTLPELDGKILDDPRFNTASGNSKNLFVASRDICEEKGAGYVEYLWPKPSPAGLTEDQPKISYVKIFKEWNWIIGSGVYVDDIETDVRKRFDAMLHELQVSLAKIKLGKSGYIFIFTGNQELVVHPTYAGMNTSTLRNPETGELIGEELIKSSNKTGVLEYMWDKPPYHLGEFKFKKRTYVRHFEPLDWYVCSSIYVGELEQPGILLRNKIILLSLGFLALALAFATILSRRIAQPLLKLTAASRAIGENGISAANIPVGGPTETRELGMVINQMINSVRRGILEKEHLVEELKKGNEELSSTNEHLEIEINEHARVEKELLRLRNHLKNIIDSMPSILVGVDNKDRVTQWNSGAEIATGFSLEEALNRRLYNVFPELSYELKRAKRIVKNGKTYERVRTPRKVDNEIHYGNITIYPLIGDDIEGAVIRLDDVTARVQIEEIMIQTEKMMSVGGLAAGMAHEINNPLGGILQGAQNIERRLSPDLPGNIKAAEERGLSLEDMQNYMEERKIFKMLNNIRSAAERAAKIMANMLDFSRKTDVRHTSCQMTDLVDKALALAEQDYNLKKNYDFKQINIVKDYAADLPFVVCAPTEIEQVLLNLLGNAAHAMSSVINPEAPAQITIRVKEEDGYVTTEVEDNGPGMDKQTRKRVFEPFFTTKPKGVGTGLGLSVSYFIVTQNHGGTFSVDSAPGKGTKFIFQLPINR is encoded by the coding sequence ATGTTTAAATCCATGAGAGCAATTATACTCCTTTTTGTCGCCGGGCTTGTTATCATAACAACCGCGGGGATTACTTTTTTTGCTCAAAGAGAAGTAACCAACTCAGTATACCAGTCTGAATACAACAATGCACAAGCTCTCATCGATTCAACTCTGCTCAATGTCTCAAACGAGTACCAAAGCTTACTCTTTTTTGAAAAAGCCATCCTTGAAAACCGCAAGGGTGAGCTAAAAGACATTATAGGTATAGCATACGCAGCTGTATTTTTAAATTATGAAAAATATAAACAAGGCACACTTACTGAGAAGGAAGCCAAGACTCTCAGTCTCGAACAGCTTAAAAATATGAGATATGATAACTGGGTCGGCTATATCTGGATTAACGACACTGGAAAGCCTGTCCCAAGCATGATAATGCACACAACACTGCCGGAACTTGACGGCAAAATTTTGGATGACCCTCGCTTCAACACCGCATCAGGTAATAGCAAAAATCTATTCGTAGCCTCCAGAGACATATGCGAAGAAAAGGGGGCCGGATACGTCGAATATCTATGGCCTAAGCCAAGTCCTGCCGGCCTAACCGAAGACCAGCCTAAAATTTCGTATGTTAAAATTTTTAAAGAATGGAACTGGATCATAGGGTCCGGCGTTTACGTAGATGACATTGAAACGGATGTTCGCAAACGCTTTGATGCAATGCTGCATGAACTGCAAGTCTCCTTGGCAAAGATTAAACTTGGAAAAAGCGGATACATCTTTATCTTTACCGGAAACCAAGAATTAGTTGTGCATCCCACATATGCAGGTATGAACACCTCAACATTACGAAATCCAGAAACAGGAGAACTTATAGGTGAGGAGCTGATCAAGTCTTCCAATAAAACCGGAGTACTTGAATACATGTGGGATAAACCTCCATACCACCTCGGTGAGTTTAAATTCAAAAAACGTACCTACGTCAGACATTTCGAACCACTGGACTGGTATGTATGTTCCTCTATTTATGTAGGAGAATTAGAACAACCGGGAATATTACTCAGAAATAAAATTATCCTTCTCTCTTTGGGCTTTCTTGCCCTTGCTCTCGCTTTTGCCACTATACTTTCAAGAAGAATTGCACAGCCTCTTTTAAAATTAACTGCGGCAAGCCGTGCAATCGGGGAAAACGGTATATCAGCAGCAAACATTCCTGTCGGCGGTCCCACAGAAACCAGAGAACTGGGAATGGTCATCAATCAGATGATTAATTCTGTTAGACGCGGCATTCTCGAAAAAGAACATCTGGTGGAAGAACTAAAAAAAGGAAACGAAGAGCTGTCATCCACAAACGAACATCTTGAAATAGAAATAAACGAACATGCACGAGTTGAAAAAGAACTTCTGCGACTTCGCAATCATCTTAAAAACATTATTGATTCCATGCCTTCTATTCTCGTAGGGGTCGACAACAAAGACCGTGTCACCCAATGGAATTCCGGGGCAGAAATTGCAACAGGATTTTCTTTAGAAGAAGCGCTGAATCGTCGCCTATACAATGTCTTTCCAGAATTGTCTTACGAATTAAAACGTGCAAAGCGAATCGTTAAAAACGGAAAAACATACGAACGAGTACGCACCCCCCGCAAGGTGGACAACGAAATACATTATGGGAACATCACTATCTACCCACTTATAGGAGACGACATAGAAGGAGCAGTTATCCGCCTGGATGATGTAACAGCTCGCGTCCAAATCGAAGAAATTATGATTCAGACTGAGAAAATGATGTCTGTGGGAGGACTTGCGGCAGGCATGGCCCATGAAATAAATAATCCTCTCGGAGGAATTCTCCAAGGCGCGCAAAACATTGAACGACGCCTTTCTCCTGATTTGCCTGGTAATATCAAAGCGGCTGAAGAACGCGGACTCTCTCTTGAAGACATGCAAAATTATATGGAAGAGCGCAAGATATTCAAAATGCTGAACAATATACGAAGTGCTGCCGAGAGAGCCGCGAAGATAATGGCAAACATGCTCGATTTCAGCCGCAAAACGGATGTGCGCCACACTTCATGTCAGATGACTGATCTCGTTGATAAAGCTTTGGCTCTGGCCGAGCAGGATTATAACCTGAAGAAAAACTATGACTTCAAACAAATCAATATTGTAAAAGATTACGCAGCCGATTTGCCTTTTGTTGTTTGTGCTCCAACTGAAATAGAACAGGTGTTGCTGAATCTTTTAGGCAATGCTGCTCACGCTATGAGCAGTGTGATAAATCCGGAAGCCCCAGCACAGATCACTATCAGAGTAAAAGAAGAAGACGGATATGTAACAACTGAAGTTGAAGACAATGGACCTGGAATGGACAAACAGACCCGCAAAAGAGTTTTCGAACCATTCTTTACCACTAAGCCGAAAGGGGTTGGAACAGGTTTAGGGCTCTCTGTTTCATACTTCATAGTCACTCAGAATCACGGCGGAACTTTCTCCGTAGACTCTGCCCCGGGCAAAGGAACTAAATTTATTTTTCAACTACCTATAAATCGCTAA
- a CDS encoding pyridoxamine 5'-phosphate oxidase family protein has product MPNEKDKLETCLELIRNNNILVLSTQGEPYPLSSLMTYASSDDASEIYMISRKNSNKWKNIEKNPQVSLLIDDRDGKLEKRQGEIKALTITGIHTPVSSISERADIIELISQKNSNIADLFSGPECEIIRIKAESFQLLDGPDKAFIRTKLKGKPLNGFTS; this is encoded by the coding sequence ATGCCAAACGAAAAAGACAAACTCGAAACCTGCCTTGAACTCATCAGAAACAATAATATTCTGGTTCTCTCTACACAGGGAGAACCCTACCCTCTTTCCTCGCTTATGACTTATGCCAGCTCCGACGATGCGTCTGAGATATACATGATCAGCCGCAAAAACAGCAACAAATGGAAGAATATCGAGAAAAACCCACAAGTGAGCCTGCTTATCGATGACCGGGACGGTAAACTTGAAAAACGACAGGGAGAAATAAAAGCATTAACCATAACAGGCATACATACTCCCGTCTCATCCATCAGCGAACGCGCTGATATTATAGAACTTATCTCCCAAAAAAACTCGAACATTGCGGATCTTTTCTCGGGACCGGAATGTGAAATTATCAGGATAAAAGCCGAATCTTTTCAGCTTCTCGATGGCCCTGACAAGGCTTTTATACGAACAAAATTGAAGGGAAAGCCTCTAAACGGTTTTACCTCATAA
- the acs gene encoding acetate--CoA ligase, with amino-acid sequence MSEKSIENLMTEQRSFDPPADMQNQAFIGSMEKYDEACRKAVKDPEGFWAERARELLHWNRDFRTTLVSDPEKHEYSWFEGGRLNASYNCLDRHLTAGRRNKAALIWQGEPEEDVLVFTYQMLHRKVCRFANVLKKMGISKGDRVVIYLPMVPELVIAMLACARIGAVHSIVFAGFSAISLQNRILDCDAKVLITGDGVLRGGKTIPLKKNVDEALFSCPSIEQVIVVKRTGDEIDFIEGRDTWWHEEMAAEDILDCCEPVPLNSNDPLFILYTSGSTGKPKGIVHTVGGYLTCAAHTSQWVFDLKEDDVHWCTADIGWVTGHSYTVYGPLALGATTLLFEGVPTYPKPDRFWNIINKFGVNIFYTTPTAIRALMREGRQWTEKYDLSSLRILGTVGEPISPEVWMWYHTHVGKEKLPLLDTWWQTETGGIMISPLPYATTLKPGSTTKPLPGINAAVVRSDGTPAEVNEGGHLVITDPWPGMLHSINNDRERYTRTYFERFPGMYETGDGARIDEDGFFWIMGRLDDVINVSGHRLGTAEIESALVAHPDVTEAAVVGVPHQIKGQSIYAYVTLRPGLDEDEEMGKILRDWVRKEIGAVAVPETIQFSEGLPKTRSGKIMRRILRQIAAGENEFGDTSTLSDSSVISQLIEGQKVLFE; translated from the coding sequence ATGAGTGAAAAATCCATCGAGAATTTGATGACGGAACAAAGGTCCTTTGATCCGCCTGCAGATATGCAAAATCAGGCTTTTATCGGAAGCATGGAAAAATATGACGAAGCTTGCAGAAAAGCAGTAAAAGACCCCGAAGGATTCTGGGCGGAAAGAGCGCGGGAACTACTCCACTGGAATCGTGATTTTCGCACAACTCTAGTCTCCGACCCTGAAAAACATGAATACAGCTGGTTTGAAGGCGGACGACTCAACGCTTCATACAACTGTCTGGACCGTCACCTGACAGCCGGACGCAGAAATAAAGCCGCGCTCATCTGGCAGGGCGAACCGGAAGAAGATGTACTTGTGTTCACTTACCAGATGCTACATCGCAAGGTTTGCAGATTTGCCAATGTTCTGAAAAAAATGGGCATCAGCAAAGGAGACCGGGTCGTAATATATCTACCCATGGTTCCTGAACTGGTTATAGCCATGCTTGCTTGCGCCCGTATCGGCGCTGTACACTCCATTGTTTTTGCCGGATTTTCAGCAATCAGCCTGCAAAACCGTATTCTTGACTGCGATGCCAAAGTTCTGATTACAGGCGACGGCGTACTCAGAGGCGGAAAAACAATTCCCCTGAAAAAGAATGTGGATGAAGCTCTGTTTTCATGCCCGTCGATTGAACAAGTCATAGTCGTCAAGAGAACCGGCGATGAAATAGACTTTATCGAAGGACGGGATACTTGGTGGCACGAAGAAATGGCTGCTGAAGATATCCTTGATTGCTGCGAACCTGTTCCTCTAAACTCAAACGATCCGCTTTTTATTCTTTATACATCCGGCAGCACCGGAAAACCCAAAGGAATAGTTCATACAGTCGGGGGATACCTTACATGTGCGGCACACACTTCTCAGTGGGTTTTCGATCTTAAAGAAGACGATGTTCACTGGTGCACGGCGGATATCGGCTGGGTCACAGGCCACAGTTATACCGTATACGGACCGCTCGCTCTCGGAGCTACAACTTTACTGTTTGAGGGAGTCCCGACCTATCCTAAGCCGGACAGGTTCTGGAACATCATAAATAAATTCGGCGTAAATATTTTCTATACCACCCCCACAGCCATAAGAGCGCTTATGCGGGAGGGCAGGCAGTGGACCGAAAAATACGACCTCTCGTCACTTAGAATTCTCGGGACTGTCGGAGAACCCATCAGCCCGGAAGTATGGATGTGGTACCATACCCATGTGGGCAAAGAGAAACTGCCACTGCTCGATACATGGTGGCAGACTGAAACGGGTGGCATCATGATTTCTCCGCTGCCCTATGCAACCACGCTTAAACCGGGCTCCACCACAAAACCTCTGCCCGGAATCAATGCCGCAGTAGTCCGCAGTGACGGCACTCCCGCAGAAGTGAACGAGGGCGGACATCTGGTTATCACGGACCCTTGGCCGGGAATGCTGCATTCTATAAACAACGACCGCGAACGATATACCAGAACGTACTTCGAACGGTTCCCCGGCATGTATGAAACCGGAGACGGCGCACGGATTGATGAAGACGGTTTCTTCTGGATTATGGGCAGGTTAGATGATGTTATAAACGTCTCAGGCCACAGACTCGGAACTGCGGAAATCGAGTCAGCCCTTGTTGCTCATCCCGATGTGACTGAAGCGGCTGTAGTAGGTGTTCCACATCAGATTAAAGGACAGTCCATATATGCATACGTAACCCTGCGTCCCGGCCTCGATGAAGACGAAGAAATGGGCAAGATTCTTCGTGACTGGGTCCGCAAAGAAATCGGAGCGGTTGCTGTTCCGGAGACCATACAATTCTCCGAAGGACTCCCTAAAACACGCTCTGGAAAAATCATGCGCAGAATTCTTCGTCAAATTGCAGCCGGAGAAAACGAATTCGGGGATACCTCAACGCTCTCAGACTCTTCTGTTATTAGTCAGTTGATAGAAGGACAAAAAGTCCTGTTTGAATAA
- a CDS encoding bifunctional acetate--CoA ligase family protein/GNAT family N-acetyltransferase, which translates to MSVVNLGFLFQPRSVAVIGATNEPGNPGNILMRNLMGGGFLGPVMPVSTDAEAISGVLTYKDVEALPKVPDLAIICRPLAECPELLIKLRKRGVKAAALIGPGFSEMTEMERGKLSRELLKAANSPQMRILGPKSLGFINPSLNLNASIAPLPAKAGKIAFVSQSDSFIPTVLDWAHTNDIGFSHVISMGSRIDLTFGDVLDYLGSDSQTRSILLYIESINDARDFMSAARAASRNKPVLVIRPGLALQQVTQELSQLGNTMNARADEVFDVAFRRAGMLRVQTIDGLFDAAQTLASLRQPVRGNRLAIIANGTSAGLTAADGLISRGGKLAKISDETIEKLDKLFAGRWGKANPVSVGFDTSGEIYLEAVKILIKDKGVDAVLIVNVPFSGFSGVETAETIAKGLKKIRRMVLTAWLGSGMSRKARKVFSFAGIPTYESADQAVRAFMYMAEYQRNQELLTETPDSLPSDFFPDTTSAREIVRKALTQGRESLNEPDSHKVLAAYGLPVVETKIAVSAREAVIAADELGCPVALKIRSPQISQPYDVGGVVLDLDSPEKVWETAANMLTRVNRQRPDAYIEGFTVQKMGRRSRAHELFISASIDPTFGPIIHFGHGGMTREVVRDQAIAMVPLNMSLARELISRTRIFRLLSGTPTQPPVDIEDLCLTLIQVSQLFIDIPQIVHLDINPLYADDTGVLALGAKVRIAECGENCPELAIRPYPRELEECVVLRDSRQVTLRPIRPEDEPAHYVFLDQVSDEDMRMRFFGVVRRDFDHKDMSRFTQINYDREMAFIATAIGPKGIPETLGVVRTSTKPDNSEAEFAILIRSDLTGTGLGSMLFHKIIRYTRERGTHWLVGQTLFENKAMQGLARKFGFEISENYEEDLVEMRLDCSKDLEKE; encoded by the coding sequence ATGAGTGTTGTTAATCTGGGATTCCTTTTTCAACCTAGGTCCGTAGCCGTTATCGGTGCCACCAACGAGCCTGGTAATCCGGGCAATATTCTCATGCGCAATCTCATGGGAGGCGGGTTTCTCGGTCCGGTCATGCCTGTAAGTACGGATGCGGAAGCCATTTCTGGGGTTCTCACATATAAAGACGTGGAAGCTCTGCCTAAGGTTCCCGATCTGGCTATTATCTGCCGCCCTTTGGCAGAATGTCCGGAGCTGCTCATAAAATTACGTAAAAGAGGCGTAAAAGCTGCTGCTTTGATTGGTCCCGGATTCAGTGAAATGACCGAAATGGAAAGGGGTAAGCTCAGCAGAGAACTTTTGAAAGCCGCGAATTCTCCACAGATGAGGATTTTAGGTCCGAAAAGTCTGGGATTTATTAATCCATCTTTGAATCTGAATGCCAGCATAGCTCCTCTCCCTGCAAAAGCGGGTAAAATAGCATTTGTTTCACAGTCTGACAGTTTTATTCCGACAGTTCTCGACTGGGCGCATACTAACGATATCGGTTTTTCTCATGTGATATCTATGGGAAGCCGAATTGATTTAACTTTCGGAGATGTTCTTGATTATCTTGGGTCTGATTCTCAAACCCGCTCTATTCTGCTCTATATTGAGTCAATTAACGATGCCAGAGACTTTATGTCCGCTGCCCGTGCAGCGTCCCGCAACAAGCCTGTACTGGTAATTCGTCCCGGTCTTGCTTTACAGCAGGTGACGCAGGAATTGTCTCAGCTTGGTAATACTATGAATGCAAGGGCAGATGAAGTTTTTGATGTAGCTTTCCGCAGGGCCGGTATGTTGCGAGTGCAGACCATTGATGGTCTTTTTGATGCGGCTCAGACTCTTGCCAGCCTTAGACAGCCTGTTCGCGGTAACCGTTTGGCAATTATTGCAAACGGAACAAGTGCAGGACTGACAGCCGCAGACGGACTTATCAGCCGCGGCGGCAAGCTGGCTAAGATTTCAGATGAGACAATAGAGAAGCTTGATAAACTTTTTGCAGGAAGGTGGGGTAAAGCAAATCCGGTCAGCGTGGGTTTTGATACTTCGGGAGAGATATATCTTGAAGCTGTTAAAATTCTTATTAAAGATAAGGGAGTGGATGCGGTTTTAATTGTAAATGTTCCTTTTTCAGGTTTTTCAGGGGTGGAAACAGCTGAAACGATAGCCAAGGGGCTTAAAAAAATCAGACGTATGGTTCTGACCGCGTGGCTTGGTTCAGGTATGTCCCGTAAAGCCAGAAAAGTTTTTTCTTTTGCGGGAATACCGACTTATGAAAGTGCAGATCAGGCTGTGCGTGCGTTCATGTATATGGCTGAGTATCAGCGAAATCAGGAACTACTGACCGAAACACCGGATTCTTTGCCTTCTGACTTTTTCCCCGATACTACTTCCGCCCGTGAGATTGTTCGCAAAGCTCTTACACAGGGCCGTGAATCCTTAAATGAGCCGGATTCCCATAAAGTCCTTGCGGCTTACGGTCTTCCTGTTGTTGAAACCAAAATTGCTGTTTCAGCGCGTGAGGCTGTTATTGCTGCGGATGAGCTGGGTTGTCCTGTTGCTCTTAAAATTCGGTCCCCTCAAATCAGTCAGCCCTATGATGTGGGCGGCGTTGTTCTCGATCTCGACAGCCCTGAAAAAGTCTGGGAGACAGCGGCGAATATGTTGACCCGTGTGAACAGACAAAGACCTGACGCCTATATTGAAGGATTCACTGTTCAGAAAATGGGCAGAAGATCCAGAGCTCATGAGTTGTTTATTTCAGCCTCTATTGACCCGACTTTCGGGCCGATTATTCATTTCGGACATGGCGGAATGACCAGAGAAGTTGTTCGGGATCAAGCCATCGCAATGGTGCCGCTTAATATGAGTCTGGCCCGCGAGCTTATCAGCCGGACCCGTATTTTCAGGCTTTTATCAGGTACACCTACTCAGCCTCCCGTGGATATTGAAGATCTTTGTCTGACGCTTATTCAAGTTTCGCAGCTTTTCATTGATATTCCTCAAATCGTGCATCTCGATATCAATCCGCTTTATGCTGATGATACCGGAGTTCTCGCTTTGGGTGCGAAGGTAAGGATTGCAGAATGCGGGGAAAATTGTCCAGAACTGGCAATCAGACCTTATCCCAGAGAGCTTGAAGAATGTGTAGTGCTGAGAGACAGCAGACAGGTAACGTTACGTCCCATAAGACCAGAGGATGAGCCTGCACATTATGTCTTTTTAGATCAGGTGTCGGATGAGGATATGCGGATGCGCTTTTTCGGAGTGGTCCGCAGGGATTTCGATCATAAAGATATGTCACGTTTCACCCAGATTAATTATGATCGCGAAATGGCTTTTATTGCCACAGCGATAGGGCCGAAAGGAATACCGGAAACACTGGGCGTTGTGCGAACATCAACCAAGCCGGATAATTCAGAGGCAGAATTTGCTATATTGATCAGGTCCGATCTTACGGGAACCGGTCTTGGCAGTATGCTTTTCCATAAAATTATCCGGTACACCCGCGAAAGGGGAACCCATTGGCTGGTGGGGCAGACTTTGTTTGAAAATAAAGCAATGCAGGGGTTGGCGCGTAAGTTCGGATTTGAGATCAGCGAAAATTATGAAGAAGATCTGGTTGAAATGAGGCTGGATTGTTCTAAAGATCTTGAGAAGGAATAG